The genomic DNA tcctttttacTCCCTTTGTTTCATGTTGATTAATTATTCTCTAAAATAGCGAGAAACTCCATGGCACTTTTCACTCATGCTAAACCACTGAGGGTGTAAGCTCAAGTAATGGGACATGGATTTTCAACATTTGGCCACCATCACTTTGGAAAATAATGAGTTGGAGCATGAAGAATATGTGTCctgtacagcaaaaaaaaaataaataaaaataaaaatttgaaagACGACAGCTACAACATTCAGTCATTGTACCTATCACGTCTGATCCTGACTAACACTTTCTCTACTGACAGTTTATTACAACAACTGTATAACTGATTTTacttgattttgtgtgtgtgtgtgtgtgtgtgtttggggggagggggggggtctctgCTTATTTATATTTTCCAAAGAATATTCCTTGGCTATTTTACATCCTCCTTTCCCCATGTTGGAAGGACTTTAAACACACTAACTTGCACATTTAGCTAAACTCTAACTCAAGTTAATGAGGTGTTCTTAAACCACAAGGCTGCAACATCCTCTAAAGCAGAGCATTAATCTGGACCTGACACCTCGTGAAAGCACGGCCAACATAACATAACCCAAACATAACACCCTGACAGACAGCAGTTAAACAATGTCAAAAcattacatgtttgtttgtctgtttgtttgtatttcataAGTTTGTTCTTATatgttttctgacaaaaaaCACTGGACAGAAGAATACCTTAGGGAAACATCTTAGGAGAAAATGATCATACTGATTTGTTTACAGATTTAATAATTGAGTCACCATGTTAAGGATGGGtcaagaacatttttttttgcaaatttttAACACTGTGATTTTGCATTTAGCTCACCTTTGCAGTATATTAACATGCAGTATTTAGTATTCAGAATTATCAGTGTCTAGCTCAAAAACATTGGAATGGACTGCGGGCATGAACTTCTTTTGGCTGGTATGATGTCCTTTTCAAACGAGACGCTCACTGCGTTTGCTTCACTATGTAATCCCATTATTATACATAGTTCCACACCATTAATGCACCTCAAGTTAATGTGGATTCCACAGAATCACTCAAAGATTCAGTTCAGGTATATCCCTAACTTTAACTCAGAGAGCTGACACCACGCTGTTACCGATGCACACAGATGGACGAGACATGACCCTGTCTgcaatctttaaaaaaaaaaaaatattaagagGATTGGATAAAATCTGCAGctggataaaaaaataaaactggtaatccatgctaaaaaaaaagaaaagaaaaattaatttgaaaaCAAGCTTGAAGACTGGTAGACCAACTCAAGTCTAAAACAGTCTTCTCCCACTGCCTGAGTTTTTGAACAAATGacaatatttttaattaaatcaatCATTCACTCAGTATACAAAattacacatgaaaacacaaaaataacaagtATACTAAAAGCAGTTTATGAATTTGTTCCGTGTGGACACCAGTCAAACATTAAATTAGGAACCTTAGTGTCCACACTACCTGACAATAATGTACTCTCCAGTGCATACTTTCTGGTCTGTACCTCCCTCTATTGCTCATAAGatataacacattttaaatgtcttgGAGACTTGCAGGCTACTTGGAGAGCGACACCCAGGCCAAATCAGTGTCACGCTTTTCAATTATCTCTTTAGGACATTTCCCTTAATTGTCCTACTGGTTTGTGgtattatgtttttgtttgtttgtttgtttgttttccagataAACCTTTTCTTGTTTCGACACATTATCTTAGAGACATTGCATAAATGGTACAAATGTGCCCTTGTCAAGTTGAATATGGCTGTTGCAGTTCATTTGTGTAACACTAAAGGTAGACATACAGAAATCGTTTGATATTTTGCCTTTGGTATTTTTCTGTTTGGAGAAATATGCAACATAAAGATGGAACAACAATGAATTCCCAGCAGAACATTGTACTGAATACAGCTGAGTCACCCTCAAGACGGAGAGATACACTGAATTCCAAAATGTGGGATATAATCTTTTCTCTGCTAATGATTCAAATGAATCTAAAGTACAATGAAAAGTACACTTTCTTACAAGAAAATTCTAAATTTATTGCCCTTATAAAGgctatttttctttaaaaacttTCGCTTAGCCCCTTAACGTGGAAAGTTGAGGTGGTGTCTTAGTAGATTTGTAGTCTTGATGACCtttggatttatttttgttttgttaactcCCTCCTTGCTATGACTGCGTACAGGGTGGACGTAGGCCATTCACCAGGCAAGTGTATCATTACTCAGTTGGTTTCAAACTCCTTAATTATGATGGTAAGTAGTTGTAAGTAGTATCTTCagttttttaaagttgtatgtcCAAAATCATTGCATGATTTGCAAATAagcatttgtttcttttcatttgtgagGTTTTTGCCATTCCACGTGGTCTTGAGTGATTTTTCACGAACAGTACTTCGTTTTTATACCCAGTGAAACAAGACACCATAGAGGGGTACAGTGCTGCCCTGAAAACCCAAGATGATCTTAAAAATGTGATAATGCAACTTTAAACATGTTTGGATTAATTTGTAAGAATTTGAGGCATACCAGTCATTGTCAACTGCATGCGTATCACACTATGTCAAATCCAAATAGTTCATTCTTAGTATCTAATCTGGTGTCCGTTCACCAGATTCCTTAGTGTATTACAAAGGGTATTAGCATATCttaattgttaattaaaattCTGTCATTAGTCATTGATGATGTTTCTGCTTTTTGAAAAGATGGGGAGTTGGTGTTCGTACGATCTCTTTTCATGGTGCCgagaaaaaataaaagcccTCAAAAATATTATCATTGGATAGAATGAATAAAATACTCACAACAAAACACTTCAGCATCCTGCATTTCCAAAGCATCTTCgtgattctttctctctctccggaTGAGGTTTGGTGatgctgcagttttttttaatttaagataAGATCTCATTGGAAATGAGTCAttttgaaagaaaaccaaaaaatgaaaacaatttttcAAATGACTCATTTCTGAAGTTTCCAATAATACATCTGCTTCCTTCAAAGAGCATCTTTAATTTGTACAGAAAAATAGAGCTTTTCAAAGATAAATAGTTTATCTGAAGTTGCAATGAGAAAATCTTCTATTTTCTAATTAAATTTGTTGTTACATGAGATATTTCAgtttcttgtttgtcttttttgtgctGTCTTTGTTTCGCTGACAGAACACCAAAACTGCTGTTCAACCTTGGCACCTACTCCCAGATAGTCTCCTACTTACCTGCATTGATAATCCAACCGCAGAGGTATATCTTAGTATACTGAAGAACTGTGGTAATCATAGCCACATCGTGATgttaatctttaatcttaatcATGTGTCCAAGTAAATATGCATAGAGTTAATCTTGAGATTCTCGTCATCTGCAGTTGTGTCTAATCTACCATTGACAAAACATTTAGCATGTTGTAGATCTCAACAACTACACTGTTGCCAAACTTGCTGTTCTTGTGTAGTTCTTCTTGACTCCAGACACTGTCTTCTTGTGGTTACTTGAGCCTGCAATCTCCATAGGACCTAAAATAACCCCATCCCCACATCTCATCTCCCCATCTTGACAAAACCTGACAGCAACATGACACAGACAATACCTGGACAAGTCTGTAGAAATGTGTCTTTCAGTTGTCTGCACAGGGGGTGAACAGGCTTGTGTCATCCCTAATGAAACAGGGAAATTGGTTGTCTACAGAGTAACCAGTATGGCATCAACAGTCATCCCAGAGGAGCGCCGTGCTGCACTAggtttttaatttcagttagGAGAAACTGAGGAAACTGGAGAAATTGTAGAAACTGGGGGCAAAAACACTGAGACAAGTGATTAAGTATCTGTAACTTAACTTTAATAAACACCATCCAATATATTGCTTTCATCAAAAGATCAGATTATACATAAATACGGATTTTAAAGTATACCGTCGAGTCCAAGTATCAGGTAATTATTTATGGCTTAATGTCATGGGAGTATGCGCAGTGACAAGTTAAATTTCAATGATACTTTCATAAAATTAAATCAATCAGACAGTTATTAACCTGGTAAGAAAAGGATGGTAATTAATTTACCTTAATTTAAAACGAAACTTTAGAATTAAATTATGTACTTCTGTCAGTTTAAACCAGCTAGAAAATAAATTACATCGAGAACTTTCACTGCGTGGACGATGCATAAGAACCGCATTGGACCATTCCTGTTCCAATCCATTAAACTTTCGCTAAAATCCACGCCATTCTAGTATTTAACCCAGAGACAACGTCATCTGGCCTTTCCTCTTTCATGCTGAATCATCTGCTGCAGCTCGTCACACAAGACCGTCTAATGGTCCAAcactgcgtgtgtttgtgtgtgttatgtgcacAAGTCAACCATCTGGGCTAGTACAAGCAACAAATGTCTCTTCACAACTCCTCATTGTGTCCTCTACGAATCCCACTACAGTCTGCAGACTGTTTCTGCAGTTTGCTTTAGGGTTCAACTCCAGTCCTTTCAATCTAGTCACTATCTCAGCTAACAACTTCACCCTGTCCTGGGGCTCAGCGCACTGTCCTTTATCATCTTCCAAAACGCTGCTGCCCCCAGACACCGACGCCCCTTCGGTTACGTATCGCACCAGAAAGCCTCGGATGACCCAGCCGGAGTCGCCGGCGAGCGACGAGCCCAAGGCAGCCATGTCCTCAGGTTGGCACAGGGAAAGAAGATGGAGAAGACCGTGACAGAGCTGGGCACGTAAGCTTGCGCAGTAACGGTACTCCAAGAAATCCTCTGTTTCTTCACTGTGCTGGAGCGCTTGTGCCAAAGCGTTCCACACCTCGGCAAACTGAATACTGCTCCCATAGCAAGAACGTTTGGCGGgcatggagagagaggctgcGGACTTAATCCTCACTTTGAAGTTTTTGCAGGATGTGacaacagaggagagagcagagaaggcCTCCGTGGACCAGGAGGCAGtgcctgagagaaagaagaaaaaaagtgtgatgaGTATATttactgatatgtgtgtgtgtgtgtgtgttcgtattcCAGTTCAATCTCAGTGGAGCTGCAGGCAGTGGAACAGCTAATTTAAATGACAGTATGAGGTATGGATGTGTGAATGCGCTAGTCTGACAATGAGAGAACGGTTTTACCCAAAGGCAGACAGGGGTTCCTGAAAGCGTTTCCCAGAGCGTAGCAGGCATTCCAACGCACTTTCATGGTGGCGTCTcctttcactgtgtctgttagAGCTCTCATGGCCTCCTCGAGGGGCTGGTCAAACACTGGCTGGCTCAAATGGACCGGCTGCAGGAAATGCAAGAGGTTTCCCATGGCTCGCACTGCATTACTTTTCACCTGCAACAGCAACACACTCGTAAAGGTCCTGGTCCATACAGATAAAGATACTTAACCAGCACTCATGATATTATCAGTCAGTAAAGTTTAAGCATGGAAATGGCTTATGTCCTTGACAAGCTTGTATACAACTCTCTAGACTTAATAACCAATCTAGTACTACAGCAGTGCTGGCGCAAACATCCACCAGTAATTCAATAACTTCTGGGAGAATTTTAGAAATGATTCATGTTAACGGCATTATTAGATTTCAGACTTTAGTCAAATTTACCCCTAATTAAAGATGTTTCCTATGAATAAACTCAATGATTAGATTATAGGTGCTACATATTTTAGATAAAAAACATGACATAAGAGGCCTCATTTTTTTCACTGCCCATGAACTTCAGGTCCAAAACGTTGAAATATTCTTGAATATTCACTTCTTTGCCCATTCTGACTCACAGTTCCTCTACCGTCCTGAGCGTTGGTGTTCTTACCCGGTCTTTGTCTCCAGAGGCTTTGGTCGCAGACTTCAGCATTTTCAGAAGAAGCATTTCCGAGAATTCCTCCTGAAAATCCTCGCTAACAGACTCCCTAAATAGAGGTTTAGAggaaaacaagatttttttattatcaaCAAAAGAACTATCCCGAGGCACATATACTAAGCGATAGTCTTTCTCTCGTACATGTTGACGATGAGAGTATCAGTCAGGTTGCCTAGCGACCAGGCTGCTTTGGAACGGACGTTGGGCGAGCGATCTTCCAGGGCACTGAGGATGGCGTTTGCCGCATCCGCAACAAACATTACGTCCTGtgggttagagagagaacacagtgactCAACGCTTGGTCCGccttttgtccttttctcagaTATAGCTCtgagtctgtgttgtgttatgtgaaGACAGTGTGCggaggagagatgtgagtgtctgtgagggtAAGGCATGAAAACCTCACCTCTCTGAGACAGGGGAAGAGCACGTAAACACCCAGGGCTCTCACTGCAGCCGCTTTCACCAAAGAGTTCTCACTGTACGTCAGGCCCAGCAAGACTGTTATACACAGCACCTGACTTTtatcctgcagacacacacacaagcacacacacatgcatgcacgcacgcagacacacacacacaggcatgcgcatgcatgcagacacacacacatgcacgcacgcacgcgcgcgcacacacacacacacacacacgcatacacacacaaatacaaatgaatatGCTTCTTAATGTCTGTGATCTATTCCCACAGactcatttaattaatttgaCATTCAACCAAAATACTTTCTTAATCTCCAAATTACGAATAGCATGTTTCTGGGTAGATTTTCAACTACGCTTAAATTTACTGTTAAAGGTCTATTATTTAGGACTGGTAATTTTACTGatgtaaatgtcagtgttttgatgATTTGAATATCCCCTGTTTGTTCAATATCAATGTCATTGTTAAAATACTACAAATGTTTGAAGGACATTGTTCAAATACCACTAATGGAGAACTGAGGCATTCGATATTACTGTGTATTGAGCCTCTCATGTACCGCCGCCTCCCCCACActgacactcaaacacacacacacacacacacacacacacacccactcacaggCAGCTGGCAGAAGGCATCAGGCAGGATGGAGGAGAGTGTGTCACAGGCACTGGTCTGTAGAGCAGGATGTTGTTCATTCTGTAAGGCTCCTGTCAGAGGCCCACTCAGTACCTCTGACCAAAACTCTAtcacctgagacacacacacacacacacacacacacacacaaaatcctctTTAAGACCAGCAAACAGAATACATATTTATCaggagaaagaatgtgtgtgaaatacaACTATTGGCTGATGTGTGATATGCATGGACAATTGTTTTTATGTGCATACAAGCGGTATCTTGTCATCTAGTACCTAATGTGACCAGAAAAGGGGTAGTAAAATTCTCTGTTGACTTGAACCCCATTCACACTTAGAAAAGTGATTCTGAGTCGTATTAGTAGCAGTGGGATTCTCTTTCATACACAGCACCTATTCACTGCATGTATTGTATGTTGTTCGTGCCCTTTCAGAGGGGACCTGCTTAGGAATAAAGGTTTGCAGAAATGTTACCATAGCAACCACCtgacctgtttgtgtgtcaaaCTAAAGTTGGCGGCTAACAAACGGTTCTATTTTACTGTCACCCCTCCCTAAAGCCTTCACAGTGGTGACTTTACCCTCACACCAGGGGAAAAATTTGAGAGGACGCGGAACCTTGGTGAGAGAAGTCCAAATATGGCACAAAAAAGCTGAAACAAACTCTGCCCGACTAACTTTGATACTGGACTGACACTGTGACAAATCCTGTTTCCTTTCAGATGGTTAAATAGAGCTGACATCCGTGACCCtcaaaaaaagttcagttttaCCTGACTCAGTGGAACACGGTTCACAGTCTGGGGAGTACAAGCTTCTGCTCTGTACTGCTGGACAATACCAGTCCCCAGTTCTTCTAGAAGCTGGCGGAAGACAAGAACGAGtagatgaaaaacagagggaaagtgAAGGAGGAAAGGTGAAAagtgaggaagaaagagaaacaagcaGAATTTGTTACCTTGGCCCCGTGTAGCTGGACAGAAGGATCGTGTTCTCTAAGACAGCAGGCACTAAGCTGAGCTAGCTCCGACAGAGAGCCCTGAGCCAAAGGGAAGTAGCCTTTGACCAAGTGAGCCAAGACCTGGAACACGGACATAAACAAtctgtgagagaacacacacacacacagacacacacacacacacacacacacacacctaaagacAAGGGAGCTAAAATGTAAATATCCCAATTTTAATTGTttaaacaaaactacacacataaacGACATCCGCAAGCTGAAAGTAATCATTAAGAATTAAGCATAGGTTTCAGTGTTAACGATACGATTCCATTCTTCCTGCTCATCTTCCTTCTTTCATTCCCACCCTCCATCCAGCTCACCTGCAGCGCCTCGAGCCGGACGGGCGACGGCTCCAGCGGACCGCCCGACGTGATTCCCGAAGACTCTCTGTCAGAGTGCGAATCCTCACGAGGTCGCGTGACGAGACTTGCACACAGCCGCAACAGCCAGCAGGGACCTTCCCGAGGCGCGTCCGGCCACGCGGGGGAGGCAGGGCTTTCCCTCTTCGGCGTCTGACGCCAGTTTTGGCTGAGCTCCTGAGGCGTGGCACCCCCTGGAGTCCCGGGGGGTGCTGTGGTGGGGCCCGGTTGCTCCAGGAGGAGCTGCATCTCTGGCAGAGGAGCCTGAGCTGACACCATCGCTCCCAATAACGTCAGACTGGACACACGCACGTTCACAtctagacacagagagaagagaagaggagaggaaaagaaagaaagagtcgGTGGATAGGAGAAAAGGAGACGTTAGTGTCGTTAATAACAACATGTTCTCCCTGCCTCTAACAGATGTGATTTCCTTttactggtttttgtttctttttaattgctTATGTAGAAGAAATCATTATTTAATTATGGAatggctggatggatggatgtacaGATGGATGGGTGAATATAAGTAAATTCATGCACCTCTGTGGTGGATGTAGGGACGGATCTGTTTCCAGAGAGAGCTGAGTAGACCAGGTCTCAGACGACTATAGGGCACGTTTGACACCAGGTGGGCCAAGCACTGGAGGAAAAGTCGCTGcttgtcacatacacacatgctaaGTGAGAATGAGCTCTCGTGAATGCTGTGCGCGCACAGTAAATACCTTAATGACTTGTGTTAGAGTCTGAGATGAGGACTCAGCGACCAGCGCTAACAGAAGACAGCGGTGCAGTTCTCGTAAGCTGGCGGCCAGAGTGGCAGAGAAAGGAGTGAAGGCTTGTCGAGGGACGCTGGTGTCCTCCGCCATGGACAGGAACTGCCGAGAACCTTCTAGAAGAGCCGAGAGCACCTGAAGTGATCCGGCCCGTAccttaaaaacagaaaaaaaaaatccaaattatACATTGATTATACTTTTTATTAAAGACCTTTTCATCAATTACAGTGCTGAGGTTAATGGTATGATGTTTTAAGGCTGGACGCTAACCCAAATTTTAACTGATGCTAACATATTTTTTCATGAATTAAAGTTATTTTTGAATACATTACTTTCAATACTGCTTCTACATTACAGACTTGTTCCTCCTGTTGTATGACCTTGCAGCACAATGAGGAGAGCATATAGGACTGCATATTTGAATACAGTCTTGTCATTCATAAAagtagccaatcagagccttTCTTCTCTAAGAGTATAACTTCACTCTTCATCTCAAGTCCACTACTTCCAGTCATCcatacaaacaaagaaaatgagcaaaaacgGGAGTGTGGAAACACAAAGTAAACCAATATTGATACCTGACCAATGCACAGTGTCTCTGGTTTGGACAATGTGTTTTACATCTGTTTCAAATTTCcatttcagtaaatgtgtgtttgttgttaacTCTGCATACcactttttgtcatttttatgatCATTCATAAGCA from Chanos chanos chromosome 8, fChaCha1.1, whole genome shotgun sequence includes the following:
- the heatr6 gene encoding HEAT repeat-containing protein 6, with the protein product MDPGSDADEQFSRCLKKLRSLRPSDNPSFKTELNLLFDQLISENYSISLSSGNTKSEDVGALLVQASRLVPLSQEHLVIKLCQLIHHLLNQLQVIVDERTLDVLVSYSTQALHVCNPWTHSDVLMAMSSLVYGNGPRCQRHFPELLGRDGILVRYSDPSQPDIELRHSSVHCMANLCLPVSGQPHLDEQYRGVCFRTFLLTLRSPRPPGVEDIVFCMLLQSALKGMQYFLNAGKWSAGSEEDLGSLLAVLKKFMFYGLLGLNLVMPDVLYPAPLPQYEGLPAAKAEAPQEPTTPHKPAGVRNKKRKSRGRGKKTSSEGKRDDGGEEKEEDEPVGSLRSGGGRRGEANSEWSQNCGFPSSPFSARTNPQLYPSWKKGSSDSEFSDPEGGMQSKLRLYQARVRLSALHCFLSVIKCVEKKVLHGYWPSFIPDAPGVGTPPSLTLLTIALKDPSPKVRAGSLQVLSALLEGSRQFLSMAEDTSVPRQAFTPFSATLAASLRELHRCLLLALVAESSSQTLTQVIKCLAHLVSNVPYSRLRPGLLSSLWKQIRPYIHHRDVNVRVSSLTLLGAMVSAQAPLPEMQLLLEQPGPTTAPPGTPGGATPQELSQNWRQTPKRESPASPAWPDAPREGPCWLLRLCASLVTRPREDSHSDRESSGITSGGPLEPSPVRLEALQVLAHLVKGYFPLAQGSLSELAQLSACCLREHDPSVQLHGAKLLEELGTGIVQQYRAEACTPQTVNRVPLSQVIEFWSEVLSGPLTGALQNEQHPALQTSACDTLSSILPDAFCQLPDKSQVLCITVLLGLTYSENSLVKAAAVRALGVYVLFPCLREDVMFVADAANAILSALEDRSPNVRSKAAWSLGNLTDTLIVNMESVSEDFQEEFSEMLLLKMLKSATKASGDKDRVKSNAVRAMGNLLHFLQPVHLSQPVFDQPLEEAMRALTDTVKGDATMKVRWNACYALGNAFRNPCLPLGTASWSTEAFSALSSVVTSCKNFKVRIKSAASLSMPAKRSCYGSSIQFAEVWNALAQALQHSEETEDFLEYRYCASLRAQLCHGLLHLLSLCQPEDMAALGSSLAGDSGWVIRGFLVRYVTEGASVSGGSSVLEDDKGQCAEPQDRVKLLAEIVTRLKGLELNPKANCRNSLQTVVGFVEDTMRSCEETFVACTSPDG